GTCGCCCTCGGGGTAGAGCGCCGGGCCCTCGGGCAGCATCGGGATCAGCAGGTCGGCGAGCAGGTCGACCTGCTTGTTCGCGGTCGCCGACACGGGGACGATCTGCGCCCACTCGATGCCCAGCTCCTTGCCGAGCTGATCGATCGCGATGAGCTGTTCGGCGAGGGTCTTGGAGTCGACGAGGTCCGTCTTGGTGACGATGGCGACCTTCGGTGACTTGCGGATGCCGGCCAGTTCCTTGGCGATGAAGCGGTCGCCGGGGCCGATCTTCTCGTTCGCCGGCAGGCAGAAGCCGATCACGTCGACCTCGGCCCACGTCGTGCGCACGACGTCGTTGAGCCGCTCGCCGAGCAGGGTGCGCGGCTTGTGCAGCCCGGGGGTGTCCACCAGGATCAGCTGGGCGTCCGGCCGGTGCACGATCCCGCGCACGGTGTGCCGTGTGGTCTGCGGCTGGTTGGCGGTGATCGCCACCTTCTGCCCGACCAGAGCGTTCGTGAGGGTGGACTTGCCCGCGTTGGGGCGGCCCACGAAGCAGGCGAAGCCGGCACGGTGGACGGTCTCGGCCGGCTGCTCGGATGACTGGGTACGCACGCTCATGGCGACCATTGTCCCTGATCCTCGGGGCCGTGCCGTACCAGTCGCGCACACGGTTCCGGCCCGCGGCCCGCGACCGTGAGTTTCCGGAAACCCCCGCGCAACGAAACGTCACGGAAACACTGCTGTACGCAACCGGAAACGCCCGCCGGTGACGCTCTGACGAGCCCCCACACCGCTGGAGACGCCCGTGACCCTCGCCGCAGCCCGCATCGACACCGGTGACACCGCCTGGCTGCTCGCCGCCACCGCCCTGGTCCTGCTGATGACCCCGGGTCTCGCGCTGTTCTACGGAGGCATGGTCCGCGCCAAGAGCGTCCTGAACATGCTGATGATGAGCTTCGTGTCGATCGCGCTGGTCACCGTGGTCTGGCTGGTGGCGGGCTACTCGCTGGCCTTCGGGGACGACGCCTTCGCGGGGCTCGTCGGCGGGCTCGGGCAGTCCGGCATGAGCGGTCTCGGGCCGGGCAGCGTGCACGGCTCCGTGCCCACCCTGCTCTTCGCCGCCTTCCAGCTCACCTTCGCGATCGTCACGGCGGCCCTGATCAGCGGCGCGGTCGCCGACCGGGCGAAGTTCTCGGCGTGGCTGGTCTTCGTCCCGGTCTGGACGCTGCTGGTGTACGTGCCGGTGAGCCACTGGGTGTGGGGGCCCGGTGGCTGGATCGTGGACCGGCTCGGCGCGCTGGACTTCGCCGGCGGTCTGCCGGTGGAGATCACCTCGGGCGCCTCGGGCCTGGCCCTGTGCCTGGTCCTCGGGCCCCGGCTGGGGTTCAAGCGGGACGCCATGCGCCCGCACAACCTGCCCATGGTGATCCTCGGCGCCGGGCTGCTCTGGTTCGGCTGGTTCGGCTTCAACGCGGGGTCCGCGCTCGGCGCGAACGGCCTGGCCGCGGCCGCCTTCCTG
Above is a genomic segment from Streptomyces collinus Tu 365 containing:
- a CDS encoding ammonium transporter gives rise to the protein MTLAAARIDTGDTAWLLAATALVLLMTPGLALFYGGMVRAKSVLNMLMMSFVSIALVTVVWLVAGYSLAFGDDAFAGLVGGLGQSGMSGLGPGSVHGSVPTLLFAAFQLTFAIVTAALISGAVADRAKFSAWLVFVPVWTLLVYVPVSHWVWGPGGWIVDRLGALDFAGGLPVEITSGASGLALCLVLGPRLGFKRDAMRPHNLPMVILGAGLLWFGWFGFNAGSALGANGLAAAAFLNTLAAGCTGLLGWLVVEQRRDGHPTTLGAASGAVAGLVAITPSCGTVSLLGALVVGLAAGVVCSYAVSWKFRLNYDDSLDVVGVHLVGGVIGTLLIGLFAERAMTGGAEGLFYGGGLVPLGRQLLAVVAVAVYAFGVTYGLGRLLDRVMGFRASEEQEHTGLDLTVHAETAYDHGVLGHGAPVSHSVPAGSAQKVKAQP
- the era gene encoding GTPase Era; amino-acid sequence: MSVRTQSSEQPAETVHRAGFACFVGRPNAGKSTLTNALVGQKVAITANQPQTTRHTVRGIVHRPDAQLILVDTPGLHKPRTLLGERLNDVVRTTWAEVDVIGFCLPANEKIGPGDRFIAKELAGIRKSPKVAIVTKTDLVDSKTLAEQLIAIDQLGKELGIEWAQIVPVSATANKQVDLLADLLIPMLPEGPALYPEGDLTDEPEQVMIAELIREAALEGVRDELPHSIAVVVEEMLPREDRPADKPLLDIHANVYIERPSQKGIIIGPKGKRLKEVGIKSRKQIEALLGTPVFLDLHVKVAKDWQRDPKQLRRLGF